One genomic segment of Camelus ferus isolate YT-003-E chromosome 19, BCGSAC_Cfer_1.0, whole genome shotgun sequence includes these proteins:
- the SLC2A4RG gene encoding SLC2A4 regulator isoform X2 — translation MEAKRPPAPGPGCGGPPPRAAGRDPAATLVSVPAPPQGPAVEFALPQEPEPRAADLGAPGAGAGAAGPRAPLAHVPVPVHRAPRGKAQPDEVMAAAALTSLSTSPLLLGAPAVAFSTEPSLEPWKEALVRPLSSCSSGDWGWDVASDQSSPSTPSPPLPPEAAHFLFGEPALRKRKSSLQVLFQCLWKRCGKVLSTASGMQRHIRLVHLGRQAEPEQSDGEEDFYYTELDVSMDSLTEGLFSLTPGSPTASVPPSFPRLELLEPPEPPALPTLLHPLSLPPPPVLSSAASPQVCHHDHAYQGCQAPTLLEPQPTPALPAKLGASLRKPRGDAKKCRKVYGMDRRDLWCTACRWKKACQRFLD, via the exons atGGAGGCCAAGCGTCCCCCGGCGCCCGGCCCGGGCTGCGGGGGTCCCCCTCCCCGCGCCGCCGGCCGGGACCCCGCGGCCACGCTCGTGTCGGTGCCCGCGCCGCCGCAG GGCCCTGCTGTGGAGTTCGCGCTGCCTCAGGAGCCGGAGCCGCGGGCCGCGGACCTCGGggccccgggggcgggggcgggggctgcggggcCCCGGGCGCCTTTGGCGCACGTCCCGGTGCCAGTGCATAG AGCCCCCCGAGGAAAGGCCCAGCCCGATGAGGTCATGGCTGCCGCAGCCCTCACAAGCCTGTCCACCAGCCCCCTCCTGCTGGGGGCCCCAGCTGTAGCCTTCAGCACAG AGCCCAGCTTGGAGCCCTGGAAGGAGGCCCTGGTGCGGCCACTGAGCAGCTGCAGCAGCGGGGACTGGGGCTGGGACGTGGCCAGTGACCAGTCCTCTCCATCTACACCGTCGCCCCCGCTGCCTCCTGAGGCAGCCCACTTCCTGTTCGGGGAGCCCGccctgaggaagaggaag AGCTCGCTGCAGGTCCTGTTCCAGTGTCTGTGGAAGCGCTGCGGGAAGGTGCTGAGCACAGCCTCTGGGATGCAGAGACACATCCGCCTGGTGCACCTGGG GCGGCAGGCCGAGCCCGAGCAGAGTGATGGCGAGGAGGACTTCTACTACACAGAGCTGGACGTCAGCATGGACTCGCTGACCGAGGGGCTGTTCAGCCTGACCCCCGGGTCCCCCACGGCCTCCGTGCCACCCTCCTTCCCCCgcctggagctgctggagcccccggagcccccagccctgcccactctgCTGCACCCactgtccctgcccccacccccagtgctgaGCTCCGCAGCGTCCCCCCAGGTGTGCCACCATGACCATGCCTACCAG GGCTGCCAGGCACCCACCCTCCTGGAGCCacagcccaccccagccctgcccgccaAGCTTGGTGCCAGTCTAAG GAAGCCCCGAGGTGATGCCAAGAAGTGCCGGAAGGTGTACGGCATGGACCGTCGGGACCTGTGGTGCACAGCCTGCCGCTGGAAGAAGGCCTGCCAGCGCTTCCTGGACTGA
- the SLC2A4RG gene encoding SLC2A4 regulator isoform X1 codes for MASGCTNFGPPGGASEGGTSSRVSVGLAGLGRRPERFPPPQPGAGPEAGAAPATAGLGAGRQRVGVAAGLGTRPLSRLSRPRPQGPAVEFALPQEPEPRAADLGAPGAGAGAAGPRAPLAHVPVPVHRAPRGKAQPDEVMAAAALTSLSTSPLLLGAPAVAFSTEPSLEPWKEALVRPLSSCSSGDWGWDVASDQSSPSTPSPPLPPEAAHFLFGEPALRKRKSSLQVLFQCLWKRCGKVLSTASGMQRHIRLVHLGRQAEPEQSDGEEDFYYTELDVSMDSLTEGLFSLTPGSPTASVPPSFPRLELLEPPEPPALPTLLHPLSLPPPPVLSSAASPQVCHHDHAYQGCQAPTLLEPQPTPALPAKLGASLRKPRGDAKKCRKVYGMDRRDLWCTACRWKKACQRFLD; via the exons ATGGCGTCGGGCTGCACGAACTTTGGGCCCCCGGGCGGGGCGAGCGAGGGCGGCACGTCTTCGCGCGTGTCCgtggggctggcggggctgggcCGGCGCCCGGAGCGCTTCCCGCCGCCgcagccgggggcggggccggaggcGGGGGCCGCACCGGCCACAGCCGGTTTGGGGGCGGGGCGCCAGCGAGTTGGGGTGGCGGCGGGGTTGGGGACCCGGCCGCTGTCCCGGCTGAGCCGCCCGCGTCCGCAGGGCCCTGCTGTGGAGTTCGCGCTGCCTCAGGAGCCGGAGCCGCGGGCCGCGGACCTCGGggccccgggggcgggggcgggggctgcggggcCCCGGGCGCCTTTGGCGCACGTCCCGGTGCCAGTGCATAG AGCCCCCCGAGGAAAGGCCCAGCCCGATGAGGTCATGGCTGCCGCAGCCCTCACAAGCCTGTCCACCAGCCCCCTCCTGCTGGGGGCCCCAGCTGTAGCCTTCAGCACAG AGCCCAGCTTGGAGCCCTGGAAGGAGGCCCTGGTGCGGCCACTGAGCAGCTGCAGCAGCGGGGACTGGGGCTGGGACGTGGCCAGTGACCAGTCCTCTCCATCTACACCGTCGCCCCCGCTGCCTCCTGAGGCAGCCCACTTCCTGTTCGGGGAGCCCGccctgaggaagaggaag AGCTCGCTGCAGGTCCTGTTCCAGTGTCTGTGGAAGCGCTGCGGGAAGGTGCTGAGCACAGCCTCTGGGATGCAGAGACACATCCGCCTGGTGCACCTGGG GCGGCAGGCCGAGCCCGAGCAGAGTGATGGCGAGGAGGACTTCTACTACACAGAGCTGGACGTCAGCATGGACTCGCTGACCGAGGGGCTGTTCAGCCTGACCCCCGGGTCCCCCACGGCCTCCGTGCCACCCTCCTTCCCCCgcctggagctgctggagcccccggagcccccagccctgcccactctgCTGCACCCactgtccctgcccccacccccagtgctgaGCTCCGCAGCGTCCCCCCAGGTGTGCCACCATGACCATGCCTACCAG GGCTGCCAGGCACCCACCCTCCTGGAGCCacagcccaccccagccctgcccgccaAGCTTGGTGCCAGTCTAAG GAAGCCCCGAGGTGATGCCAAGAAGTGCCGGAAGGTGTACGGCATGGACCGTCGGGACCTGTGGTGCACAGCCTGCCGCTGGAAGAAGGCCTGCCAGCGCTTCCTGGACTGA
- the SLC2A4RG gene encoding SLC2A4 regulator isoform X3 yields MAAAALTSLSTSPLLLGAPAVAFSTEPSLEPWKEALVRPLSSCSSGDWGWDVASDQSSPSTPSPPLPPEAAHFLFGEPALRKRKSSLQVLFQCLWKRCGKVLSTASGMQRHIRLVHLGRQAEPEQSDGEEDFYYTELDVSMDSLTEGLFSLTPGSPTASVPPSFPRLELLEPPEPPALPTLLHPLSLPPPPVLSSAASPQVCHHDHAYQGCQAPTLLEPQPTPALPAKLGASLRKPRGDAKKCRKVYGMDRRDLWCTACRWKKACQRFLD; encoded by the exons ATGGCTGCCGCAGCCCTCACAAGCCTGTCCACCAGCCCCCTCCTGCTGGGGGCCCCAGCTGTAGCCTTCAGCACAG AGCCCAGCTTGGAGCCCTGGAAGGAGGCCCTGGTGCGGCCACTGAGCAGCTGCAGCAGCGGGGACTGGGGCTGGGACGTGGCCAGTGACCAGTCCTCTCCATCTACACCGTCGCCCCCGCTGCCTCCTGAGGCAGCCCACTTCCTGTTCGGGGAGCCCGccctgaggaagaggaag AGCTCGCTGCAGGTCCTGTTCCAGTGTCTGTGGAAGCGCTGCGGGAAGGTGCTGAGCACAGCCTCTGGGATGCAGAGACACATCCGCCTGGTGCACCTGGG GCGGCAGGCCGAGCCCGAGCAGAGTGATGGCGAGGAGGACTTCTACTACACAGAGCTGGACGTCAGCATGGACTCGCTGACCGAGGGGCTGTTCAGCCTGACCCCCGGGTCCCCCACGGCCTCCGTGCCACCCTCCTTCCCCCgcctggagctgctggagcccccggagcccccagccctgcccactctgCTGCACCCactgtccctgcccccacccccagtgctgaGCTCCGCAGCGTCCCCCCAGGTGTGCCACCATGACCATGCCTACCAG GGCTGCCAGGCACCCACCCTCCTGGAGCCacagcccaccccagccctgcccgccaAGCTTGGTGCCAGTCTAAG GAAGCCCCGAGGTGATGCCAAGAAGTGCCGGAAGGTGTACGGCATGGACCGTCGGGACCTGTGGTGCACAGCCTGCCGCTGGAAGAAGGCCTGCCAGCGCTTCCTGGACTGA